The Cydia strobilella chromosome 13, ilCydStro3.1, whole genome shotgun sequence genomic interval taaaattagcttaatgttagtacctatgtctcacgatagtttcgATCACGTAAGCCAAGCCAGACACCCACCcccacccccccccccacacGCTTGTCGAGACTTGTCAAGCGTGTATGTAAATTTACCATAGGAACTAACaagatgaatgaatgaataatggTGTCCTTgtatccctcattagggacgTAAGGCACACAAAGGATTAGAAATCCTAATATACCAATGACTTATTCAATCAATTGTTCTACTAACTTCTAGATCGGAGGACCTAAGGCGCTACCAGTCTGTGATTCTCAACAGCCTGGGCATGAACTCCAAGGTTGACCCGTCCAAGGTGGACGGTGAGGTCAAGCAGAAGGTCAAGTTCTACGGCCAGCAGGCTTCTGACACCATGCTGAGGCCTGAACAGGTTAGTGAACATGTTGATTTGTTCTACGGgttgctacaaaatttactcgAACAATAAAGGTCGAACAAGAAATGAAATCGAGAAAACTATTACTATTTGTACTACTTCTCGAATAAGAATTGCCAGGTTATTAGATGTTAAAAACTCTTAGTTTCGTTActaaacgtaaaaaaataattttacgagCCACCATCAGGTATATTGGAGCGGCTAACGCccacaaatatttgaacacgcctcGTCAAGGCATTAaaatgcgtgttcagatatttttgatcactggccgctccgatatctgacggcgactgcAGCAGGTCGTTACGTCCGATTTACATGTCAGATTAACGTCAGCGAATCCACGGTATGCAGAGCGCGTTAGCCGCATCGCATCGATTTGCCGAGATTAAGGAAAAGAGGTTTTCAACCATTCCGTTGTTTTTTCTATGGCCTGTTAAAGaacaattaagttttttttttctgaaatctATCACACTCAATtctgtatttataatttactagcgacccgccccggcttcgcacgggtagttcaacaaatttacacaaaaccttacaaattatacaataaacCTTCCTATTGAGTCACTCTATctgttaaaaaaaccgcattaaaatctaatcatacatagggacagactgacagacagcggaaagcgattttgttttatactattatattatatacgaatgcacaggcagtttaaaatagctgatacgtgcatatcaatcAATGTACTAtgtattgatatttttttacggTAATTTATTTTCGACGCGACGCAGGTGTTCCGCGGCTTCCTCGTGTCGACGCTGGAGTGCCAGGAGTGCTTCAACCACTCGGACCGCGCGGAGTACTTCCTGGACCTGTCGCTGCCCGTCGCCGCGTGTCGCCCGCAGCCGCCGGCGGTCGCTCGCAGGAGGACTCCCAACGGTACGGTAACGCCACCAGCACACGTGACGCGAGCTCGGCATAGCggggcagggtcgccatgtgaggCTGCCGACGCCTCCAGACGGTTCAACAATGGGAAATGTCCGTCTTACTCACTATAGAACATATGTTTGAAGTGCAACGTGGTCGATGGATCGCCTCTGCTTTGATAAAGTTAAACGCAGCAGTTACTTTTACTTGCTGTATCTGGCTTTTCAAGGTATGTGTAGATCTTACCCGACGAACGATGGAAAGACATACTCGTAAGATAAGTCTCTCCTAATTATTGCCGAGCGTCAAATGTTCTGCGATTATGAGAACATTTATACGATCACAATCTGACAAGTTCAGCAACGCAATGTGAAATGAGTGAATGTAGTAATTAAACGTATCCGTAGACATATTTTCTAataagttccagtaaaatactGGTCAGGCTGATGGTTTTTTTTTGAACCCATGTTTTTGTGACCTTAAATTTGTGAAGCGTGGATTTTATTTGAGAAATATTAACTGATATAGCTGTGACcaaatttttagatttttagtttgaaTTATCACAGCTGTATTACTACAAATTGCCCCAAATTCTTAAAGAAATATATATTAAGGTGCAGAAATTAGATGTTGTTTGCAAGAAAATCAAACTAGTTGATAAAAAATAGACATTCCCTATGTGTATTGAGtatagggatgaaaattccggaaaaaatcaaatgtttatttcgggaattttacaaaatttcgttttttttttcggtttttttccagttccattcagaaaaattaaatacgtcacacacaatgccactgatgagttacgacagtgtcaatgccataaacaaacacattagacatgcaaccttaacctacctaaatgttaatatatttttccttttttattgtgggacgtaccacattaacctacctgtttaaattcctaattaaatatattgaaaaatacattgttttttttcgaaagaaacttgaaaaaaacgagccgttttgaaattttcccgatTTTTTCAACGCTAATTGAGTACTAACATACCAGCTTGCCCCTAATCGCATTTGTGTGTTACTGACTAAACCCCATATTTTCAGAGGAGATGTACAATCAGTACAACACTCAGGAAGAGAATAAACCCTCAAAGCACCAGCTCAAAAAGGAGCGTATCGCGGCGAGGAAAGCGGCGCGCAAGAACAAAGGTGCATAGCATGGCTTACGACGCTTACCATACTGCTGATTCTCATACTTATAACTGCTATAAGTATAACACACTTGTTTAAAGTTATAACTCCACTTTtggatatttttatgttattctaCTTAGAATCGCGAGCTTATTCGATCCTAATAGGAGAAAGaggtgtcccaaaatttccatacgtTTATTGTTCCTTCCATTCTGTACCGTCTTACGTTTATTGAAAATGAACTGAATGTAATAAATatcttgggacactttttttctcattATAATAGAGGGTTTGTGAGTAGCTATAACATAATAACTTACCAATTAAAAGAAGTTGTGTTTACAACTTGAAATAATATGTCCCattttggatttcacgggcctataaatcccggtcttttgataggcttgcgtggggatatagatctaacacgtagaggccctacggagagctttaatgtcacgTAGAACGCCTGCGGGAACCCGTTCACATGCGTAACAATACCCCTACTACACCcgtgaaccggtcgcagcaggcattgggacatGTCCCATTATTGTTAGTATCCTAATTTGtatctactgtccgcgcgcgaattccgtgcacggctgaggaatgttaggaatgttgggcgtcatgacagagtgattgatggtgactggtgtcattttgtacgtacgcggcgcacacccccccacttcctcgacttccgaatgcacggaattggcgcgcggacagtacaaaTATAGGCTCATCAACATGCTGTCCTGTAAACCAACTCTTCTCTGTAGTGTAGTGTATAACtgtcattatttattttcactgCGTCTGTATTTATCAAAGGTTAACAGTATCAGGTTAAACAATAATTATCTATCTATtgtagtacttttttttttcggagtgggaaatgcatttacgcaccgtccccccgagCGCGGGAAGACCattgagggggggggggggggggtgtgggactcgccgctcctgtcccctctcagctgtcgagaggggagggagaacttggccctacccactaaacccactccggcgtttcccTCTGCCGTTTGCAAGAGCGCCATgatgggatcgagtacacttcACTCCACCATGGCGCCCCCCGGCTTGATGCCAGGACACCCGCGCAATGGAGGGGATCAGAAACGCTTGATCCCCCCACGACGACGTATGTGGAGCCGTGCAATGCGGGTCCCGTACCCGCTGGCCCCACTAGGGATCGAGGCGACCATACTCTCTTCATTTATTGTAATACTGCCGTGTACTTATTTATGTCTGCTTcacatatgtatttattatctaaaaggtgatttattattcatatttacctacttatatcaTTCACAGCTTAGAAATAAAGCTAAAAGGGTAACATTTCTCACCAACTTCTCTACTTCCAGGTAATTCCACGTCAAAGGAAGAAGCTACTACCGACGCGAACTCTAAAAAAGAAGACGGCAAGTCTTCTTCTGAACAATCAGACGCCGATGTAGAAGACAACCTAGAAGATGCCCCGAGGCGAGCGGACACGCACAGCACCTCCGTCGGAACCCAGGCCATCGCCCACACCGCTGCCAACTTTGCCCATTACCTCAATATGGAGTCCGGATATAATTCGGAGAAAGTTATAAGCTCAGATTCCATCCGGACCAGCCCGGTGCATTTAGCCGAAAAGGAAACTCCAGAAGAGAACGGGAAAGAGTATGTTGACTCATCCACATCGACAATGGCTGTCCCTCTTGAATACAAGCCTCTTGCACCATTTGAGAACCTATCCAATCCTGACTCTGGAGTAGCGAGCCCCGAAGCCACTAAGCATAACTCTACAGAGACGGTTGACCATGTATACTCTCCAACTGATAATAAGGAACTTGGTAGTCCCAGTTCACTCTCAAGCGAGATCAATTTGGAGCTGACAGAACCAAGTCCGGGAATGGAACCGGAGAGACCTGTATCCAGGATTGCTTTCGCTCCAGAGTATACCAACAAAGTTGTATCTAGAGGGATCAGTGTAGCTGGTTCAAGGCAGTTGCTAGAACAGAGCGGAGACAGCAGTTATGAGTCCCCGCCTGATGCGAAACCAGCAGAAACAGAACTGACAAACCATGTCGAAGTTACGAACAAACTTGATAAGCTCAAACTAGATATGGAAGAGAAGAGTCTAATAGTCCCTCCGGCCCCAGCTTTGCCCGCGCCGTTACCGCGGCCGACGCTGGGAGGCGCTGACGACAAAGGCCTAATGGATTTCCTATCCTACTCCCGCAATTCGACCCGCCATGTGTGCGACGAGGACGAATGCAGCGTCGCCTCCTGCCTCAGCCAGTTCACAGCTTTGGAACTGCTCACTGGGAACAACAAAGTTGGATGCGACACTTGTACTAAGCGGGAAGGCCAGGAAGGAGGAAAAACAGTCTACACAAATGCTACTAAACGCTTCTTAGTGGCCAGTGCTCCCGCTATCCTCATTCTACATTTGAAGCGTTTCCAACTCGGACCTCGCTGTATGTTCAGGAAAATGTCAAAGCATGTAGACTTCCCGGCCATCTTGGACTTAGCACCGTTCTGCGCTATGGACAAGCTTCGCAAGCAGCCCGGTATCAACCGGACACAAGAACAAGTTCTATACTCTCTATATGGAGTCGTTGAGCACTCCGGAGGCATGCACGGTGGGCATTACGTGGCATATGTGAAGGTTCGGGCGCCATTACGACGCGATCATCCTCGTTGGGGCTTCCTACCTAAAAGCGCTAATGTAGCACCTCCTGCCGCTGAAGTCCAAGAAGCACCAGAAGCTGATTCAGAGTCCGAACTCTCCGGATACGAGTCCGGTGAAGGAGCACCAATGCCTGACTCTCCGCCTGGCAAATGGTACTACGTTTCTGATAGCATGGTATCAGAAATCAGCGAGGACAAAGTATTACGAGCGCAGGCCTATCTACTCTTCTACGAGAGGATCCTATAAGCCTAATTTAACCAGCGTGCTGTATATAGCTTGTCCTTTTCCTAGTTGGTTACCATGGTGATCCGTGTTACTCTGATTTGTTTATTGTATCCTTGGGACAAGTAATACTCGCCCCAAAAcgctatattttgtattttttacggcTCTACGCCTCAATTATGTACACATTTATGCTCGTATTAATAGACCGTTAACTGATATCACACTCTAGTTAAGAGGAAAAGTAAGCTGCGTTCCTCTTTGATTTTGAGGTCCAGTTTCGACCGCTCTTTAGTTTGAACTTAATGTATATAATTTCTCATATAAaagatttaattattatgtcacttattcaaattattaatattaaattttagagATCTCGACAGTATAGGAGGCAACTGTCCTGATCtcaaaaggggcccactgattaccagtccgccggatgatatcggcctgtcagttgttcggaactcaaatttttgttctaactgacaggctgatattgtccggcggactgataatcagtaggcCCATTTAGGCCCTCGAAATCGAAGGTTTTAGGACATTTGCTTACTCTTCTTAACACATTCATTGCTAAAACGGTCATTGCCGTATTGAAAATACTTCATAGAGGCAAACCACTAGAGTCATAGCGCTGAATGGGTTATAACTTGTGTGGTATCTGTGCATTTTATTAATACGACTCTTTACATATAGCTAGATGCGGTAAGTTTCAAAAGTTCCCGGAAATTTCAGGAAATTTTTACAGAAAGTTAAGAAAAGTTTCATTTTGTAAAACGGTAAATTTCGATCCCCATACAAACATaagtttccgaaatttttcaatgtggaaatttcgcaatttttgaaactttccgACGGTACATTTCGAATCTTAGTCATTGCAGATGATAATGTTAATATACGTCGATGTAAACTAAGGAATTGATAAGAATGAATTATGGTACTGATTGGTGCATTGATGTACTGCTATATATATAGTTACTCGCATAAGTAACACGGCCCTAGCCGCTGCAATACCCTCGTGAGGcttaatgtacatattcattgcaatctaatttgaaccttttgatgaaacaaatagagtagcatttcttttgtttcactgtgctgtaaaacaaacgaaattcgttccaatttacttatagaataaggttcaaataaaaattgaaaaactttggtgggtcttacgaggataCATTAGATGTTacgctcattttaaaacgacattctgaattcaaatttacatttttttttttaatttattgaataaggaagcaaattacagtgttttagatcattacaagacccatcgtaggcaaaaccttatggaggtttgtgtgccgatggggagttcgagaataacataaagaaaaacaatattatatcctatatcttatgaACATGAATATTAAAGTAACATATATCTGTCTGGTaattagttttcgttgctagtaattttaatataaagaaATTAAAGCAGGAGCAAAGAGAATTGATTGCAATAGAGAGGTAAATTCtgagaaaaaaacgtgccccttaTTTTGACATCctaaacagatggcgctgtactgcgctgtcaaacgtcaacttttgacaatcagtgCATGTTACCGCATAATATATGGAGCTGTATAGCGCCATCTCttttacctgtcaaattcgaagcacgaaatgagggctatcgtttttttgctcaccagttggcgcctctgttgatggtggtccaaaagactaaagaacagctgtcagtcattgaagtgacaagtgacatttgacatttcgaactatggaaaagaccaccatctacactagcgcccctagcggcgaattcatacgcgttagccctcattgtcttacattttacgcatcttactcaatcaatgtattGGCAGGAGTTTTACCTACATACAAAAGACTTACtcgctgttttttttgtataaccaTTTTAGAAAAGTAGGTACCAGCTATATAtaaatgttacttgaatgttcttGCCAAGTTTCATATAATTTAAGCATGACgtattaaaatgagagcgtaactttgattgtatgggagcggcattTTGGCAGGCTCGTGTGACGAATAAGACGTAATATTAAGTCGTCTTTCTtcttaaaagttattttactcTTGAACTTTACATAGCGGTACTCgctaagttttaaatgttacgaGACATTCGATTTTTTAACGTATTTATTCTTTTCTGTATTTATGTTTGTCATTTGTTGTTTTGTGGCCCTGTTACCTCGGGAGCGAAAGACTATAGGGTGATTTGGCAGACGTGATCAGAATAAAAACAACCCAGAAGGGTAACTTAGCCGTGTTGATATAAAGGTTCTAGCTTGGTAAAATCGCAGTGAGCTCGACAGGAAAcgagatgagcttaaggctcggccgccaacctcgatttgctacaactatgtaggtggtgcgctgacgtgcccaaaatgtgctcaagtatttagcaagaagatagggtacgtgagccacctaagggcgcaccagagagcggatcagctacacgctaataacgcgaattaaaaattgcctactccagagcacacagtcgctgtggccgaaatcggtcaggagagcatcatagGGTTAATCAACTTTTttactcgttgccatggttacgttctcctGGGTCACTTTTATAACCTGGGTTTTATGGCATTTAAGTTAATTAAAgatgcatttttgtggtattTAAACATAGCCCTTCCCATTTTGTCATCTACCGAGCATGTGTTGCAGCCACTTTTCTAACAATCTTTGCTAATAGGGTCtcctattgtttcccataaagttttaagtcataatgtattgtttgtccgcattttcgttagtcataatttggtttttctcagaaacgcgttacatcaggattgccataaaacaaacctaacctatctatacgataaccttacgaaaatcctgacaAGTAAACGgcttcagaattatgactaatgataatctgacaagcattacattatgactttcaataattatgtcaaacaaagggaccccttgcTAATATTGTCCCCTAGCTGACGGGACAAAATAACAACAGTAATAGTTGGATAACCCTTATAAAATTTGGTCACCAATGTCACCATACTATAATTAACTTTCTCTGATACTGTATGTTTCAAAAGTGATATGGTGACCATGATTTTTCaagttaacaattttgtttctGTTCACGTCTCCtaaatcaccctgtataggtatatagggTGCATCCTATATTCTGCATAGTCTTCCACTGAAGTGTCAAGTCTGTATAAATCTGGTACAATATCGGTAAATGCCATTCGTAGTAATGAAATTAGCatagttatttattgtaatgtgaTGTCGAATAACATTTTACTGCTAAGTCGttctcatattaaatatattaaaaagtcACTAacgttttaagtcgaaaattgatcggcatgtttcgctccataacgaggagcttcAGCGGGAGCAAGCGTTGGCTACCGACGGAGACTTCGACTTTAAATACATGAGTGACCAGTTTTAATGTATTTGATAAGTTGTTCTCATTTAAAGCTGACAAAACATCGGTATCGGTAAATCTAAACCTAAGAGTTATTATAGTAGAAGAAAAGTGTAAAGTCTTAAGAAAAAATGGTGCCTCGAAGTAAACATCGCTGTACGGGTTTTTATGTGATAACTCTGGTCACATAataaacttcctacaaaaccgaagtttgacagcgattcagggacaaatcatgctgtccctttctaatgtatgacATAAGGGATAGCCCTTTCGGCTTTTTGGATTGtcataataagtaatttttcaacttccaaaaaggaaaaaagtaaggctaccattcgattccttacgttttatccaaaaaaatattgtacagcaactatatacataaacgcaatatttcaccgacaaaaacgcaattttcttattttgtccatacattcaaaatgggctctcagtgaacttgacgtcacgttcacttatcgttttgttagaagcgtttcgcgagtgaagtacgactgtcgggctttgacgatcatttctgacttttgtattgctttaatgcaatgggtcccatatagacatttgatcctaaaaataaacctgatcgattgataccattaataaaaatttgtcatctaacctattcaagtcattatcttatctgtggtcgtgtacGCAaaaggacgtcaagttgtgtcaaccctaataattgctcggagcaatgctgagccgaacggagccgagaatgcccgaaaggagtgTCGCTCCACTGTTCTGGTTGGCAAACGTTTGACATTTCAGTGGCCATAAAACATGGTGTAGTTCAGCACAAAAGTCAAGTCTCTACTCGCCGTACACatgctcacaccacacacaccaAGGACTCAATCAAGCACGAGTGAGATATTTGTCACAAGTTCGGCAATAAGACTTTTCTTTCAACCAAAACTTAATGGCTGGCGGACAAAGGCAGATCTCCTGAAGGACCTCCGCCTATCCGCTATGAAATGTCCAATGAGCTACTTCTACGGAGCCACGGGGCGTCCGGAGACGACGGCCGGCATCTCATGCTCAAAATGGTGAGCGATAATGAGAGATAATAACGAGCCAATGACGCATTTTTACCACCGCATGCGCTGCGATcgctttacttacccccaccatgCGCTTCGCACTTTGGTGTTCAAGGATAGTATACCTAACATTAAAAAGGACccgtcagtcacccgttgaccacgaacgctgtaaagggttcgaaacgtcgggatgtattataaattcaatatacgcgatataatccgttttcatagttttatttcatgagtaactatcgcggtaaccgaagacaatattattaaaaaggaAGTCAAGTATAACATCCCGGAACACATCAACAAGTACAGTAGTTATTATCTATTATAGCTGTTAAATTCGGTGTCACGATTTTTTCTTAAGCTTTACGTTTCTTCTACAATTGATAACTTTTttgataataaactgaaatagatatcatacactataGTAATAGTGAccaacacaaatcaaaatatttcataaaataatttgatttttttgaacttttttgaTAATTGATAATATTTCTTAATCACTTGATTGTTTTGTTGACGCTCTCATCATTATCATGCATTTTATTAAATCTAATCGTGTCACAAGGAAGCTAATTTTAGGGCGAGGGCAGATAATCGAAACCCGAGCATAGCGGGGATTGCAAGTGCCGTCCGAATCAATTTTACTACCGAGTTAAATAAATTCGCATTTCAAAAGAATACTGTTTTAGTCCAAAAACTACCAATCGTGGAGTTATATTAACCCCATAGTTTAGGTTTAGTAGGATTCCATGAGAATTGTTTTACTATTTTATGATTTACCTATTAATATTCCAATAAGCTTGAATTCTTTAAGATGGTTGCTATAATTCTGTTTTCACCATTTTGCAGTGTACTACCCAACAGATGTATTATACAAGGTGCTCAAATATATCTTAGTATGCACTAACGCGGTACTATACAGTCGTgttcctctggagttgcaggcgtacacaGGTTACGGAGaatgcttaacatcaggcgggccgtatgcttgtttgccaccgacgtagtataaaaaggATATTTATACGAAGTCCTCCAAATATTGGTCTACCTAGGGATACCCTAATTATTCTAAATCTGCAAAATTTCAGATTGACATTATAGTTAAGTTCTAGACCTAGTCGATTGGATAATCCTAGAATTTCATTTTAGAATCTAAAATAAAGACATTATTTTAGAATCTAAAGTAATGTCACGACATTATGTAACTAGACAATTTTGTTCTACCATATTATATCGTACATTTTTAAGTAATATAGTGACTTTTGTAAAGTAAAAACTACTACAACGTACTAGATAATTAGTTGTAAATTAAAGTTTCTTTGAAATATATGTAGATGGCGCtttaactatttttaaatattgacagTGACAAAACGAAAGTTAATGACTCCACACATATTTCATCCACAGTCACTTTATTATTTAGAATGTTACGTGTAACACATAACCCTCTTTTTTTGGGGCAGCCGGGTAAGCTTAGCCCATTTTAAGTATGCATTTGCCAGGTTTCCTGCGAAGTTAGTTGTCTATGttgatttatatattatttgataaattttatatattgaacTCCAAACATATTATTGCGTTAATatgtgtattaaaataaaatatgattttaaaacGTCGAGGTTGTTTCATTTGACAATTGACAATAAAGGAAGACTTAAATAGAGGTAGTCtaatttgttgtattttttgcccaaaatactatttaaataaagttttatccATTTATGTAAAGAAAGAAGTAATAGGTACATTCTCAAAAAAGTATGTCGGTCGTATTCATTTCTCGATTTTGCTTTCATGTGtgaggtggtcaaaaatcgttgGTTCAAACTTCGGTTGtgggtgtattcccatttgtccccgccgggcTCTGATGGGAATAGATGCGTTTATATGAaccattcccatttgtcccagTGCTCTATTGTGTGACTGGCGGCGGCCAGTCACACAATAGAGCGACAAAATCatctacaaaaaaaacgcaatgactaaaattcggtcaggatcgGTAATTTCTATTTCTACCCCTTGTATGCTATAAGTTAGTCTTCCTTTTCTTCAGCAAGTCCAAGTGTGATCCATCGAATGGTGTAAGGCACGTTATTTTGGGCACTTCCAGCATAGTTAACTCTATAATACAGTATAACACCTGAAGCGCTTCCTTGGCCTTTTGGAGAGCCTgtgaacaaataaatattaacattaatttttaacaagcagaaacgtctgcgaacgatgctattaagcttagaataaaagtggaaaaattactgccttgggtgagacttgaactcacggcctctgttaaaaaagtattaacatttttttttaagtgctcCCCGCGGTTTTCATTGATTTTTGACAAGTCTTGAGTCGATACTCCAGCATTTGCATTTACTACAtttaaatatgggatactattgCGCTTTaaatgataagctacaaaaaacattacaaaactaagggattcagatcgaaggtcattgggagCCCCTTAACCCTTTTCTAGACCGTACCAATCTACAAGGTTTTTCTCAAAAATCCAAATTTATATAAGGTTTGATAATTCATTTTGAACTTTGAACATTTACCGaaagtgcaatctaatttgaaccttaaatcggaatGCTAAAGTTGAACTTTTATTAGCGCGTATGTCGTCGATAAATCGTACGCCTGGAAAAGAGTTAACATActtcatttactttaaaaacaggAAAAGTAGTTCAAGCAGTACAAAATGTGGTACTAATGGTACGGATGAAGCTACAAGGTTTAGCAAAACGGGcgataaaactaaaatttaccATGACAGCTTTCTCTTTTAGCTGCGGATTCGTCGCCATCTGTTTCTTCAACTGATTCATCTCCTGCGGCGTATACCCTACCAACTTAGACAAAACATTATTAGTAAAGTCCACTTCTAAACTCCCCGTACCATCGACAATAGTGCACCTAAGACTCCACCCTTCTTTACCCACAGACAATTTCGACAACAATTTCATTATCTGTGCTTTCACTCTGAACACTCTCCCGGCTTTCTCTATTTCTCTCATCTCGTTTATCAGTTTTAGATACGTAAATGGTTCAGACGAGATCTGGACAGGACCTGAATCCGTATCAAATTTAGATTCTAACTCTCTCAAATAGTCCTCATCTTCGGCGAATAAATCGTTGTCGTCTGGGTAATCCTCGACCCTATTTATAGTGTCGATAGggtctatttttaattttttctcagGTTTGCTTCTATCGTCAGGTAGTGATCGTTTATTAGTTAATTGTGCTTCTATATCTGCTAGTTGGTCTATGTCGATGTCATCGTCGGCAAAGTTGGCTTGCTGGACGCTGGTGACGATGGCTACGGGTCGGGGCGGGTCGAACGTTTGGTCGAAGCGTTGGTCGCGGGCTGGAGGCGGCATGTCGGGGTGGGGCGGGGTAGGGGGCGGGggagggggcgggggcgggggcacGTCGGCGTGGCGGTGAACCGCTGTGTTCAGATCTGCAGCGGTGCCTGAAAAACGGGATAAAGGTCACTATttgccacggtttgccgcggcactgctgagtggggatcctttttggcgtccaaatgtttttttgtctgcatccttttttttttatgtactatgttgtggcgtcaaataaatgtattttctttcttctttctttcttctattTGAAGCTAAATTGATTTAGTTATTTTAAGAGG includes:
- the LOC134746752 gene encoding recQ-mediated genome instability protein 1-like — its product is MSSNNLVNSVRNFLASNFMRVEDEWLTGCVEYLTEDGSNNYSESDLQNLAKEQWLLNDLNEICPGSLPANLKSQQKTVLNGRFALQINAAVDIGTPAYQQYMKLQKVNTENLEATTKFEDKVPNHRMIKLYLTDGVQEISAIEYRPMRNLSCDITPGCKALIKGPIECRRGVLLLTESSIELLGGEVQEIAVSNSVAGLLSSKLGLPMTQGTAADLNTAVHRHADVPPPPPPPPPPTPPHPDMPPPARDQRFDQTFDPPRPVAIVTSVQQANFADDDIDIDQLADIEAQLTNKRSLPDDRSKPEKKLKIDPIDTINRVEDYPDDNDLFAEDEDYLRELESKFDTDSGPVQISSEPFTYLKLINEMREIEKAGRVFRVKAQIMKLLSKLSVGKEGWSLRCTIVDGTGSLEVDFTNNVLSKLVGYTPQEMNQLKKQMATNPQLKEKAVMALQKAKEALQVLYCIIELTMLEVPKITCLTPFDGSHLDLLKKRKTNL